CCAGATAGCCAAATGCTAATGGGAAGATAAAGTAAAAACAATCCCAAAAGCATTAGAAAAGGAGACCATGTTTCAGAAAGGGGGGCATGGGTTCCAAAGATAATTAGTGGCACGAAAAGAGGAAATACAAGCACGCTTGTTAAAAAGAATTTGTTTTTTGAGCCCAGAGTAAGAGACGCAGCCAATGTTCCGATGAGGGCGGCCGCGAGAAGGGAGAGGGAAAGGGAGAGGATGATCAGGGGAAGTAGGTCCATGGGTATTTTCAAAAGCATTGCGAGAAAAGGGGCGATTGCTACTAAAATGAGCCCATGGGAAATCCAAAGAGCGAGAGCTTTTATGAGGGCTATCCTATGAATTGAAACAGGGTGCAGGTACAGTTGTGTCAGCGTCCCATCTTCAAAATCCTTTTGAAAAATTTGAGGAAATGAATTTGAGAAAGCCATAAGGGCCAGGACATACAGAATGGGAACGGCCAGGGTCTCTAAGGTCGATAAATCAGACAGTCCAAGTGGAAAGAGAAAACTCGCTAACACTAAGAAGGTGCACTGTAAGAGCACAGATGACTTGTTGCGCCAGGAAAGACTTAGTTCTTGATGAAGATGAGCACAAAAAGATAATTTCATCACAAAGTCTTTCCAATTGTACCGGTCATAGAAATAACTTGCGTTGGAAAGGGGACTTGGAAAGGTGCATGGGTCGCAATAACGGCAAGGCCGCCTTTCTGAAGGTGGATATTTAGGGCATTCACGAACGTGTGAAAACTAGGCTCGTCCAATCCTGTTGTGGGTTCGTCTAAGATCCATAGGGGCTTTTCTGACAGATGGAGGCGGGCCAGAGTAAGTCGCTGTTTTTGTCCGTGAGAGAGGCATTTTATGGGCCGGTATTTGTGGTTGTTGAGGCCAAACAGCTCCAAGGTGTCAGAAATCATACTAGCTGGCATATTTGACCAGAAGCACAGAGTCTCAAAGGGTGTTAGATCATCCTTGAGCGCTCTATCGTGCCCCAAATAGTGAAGGCGTTGAAAATGGTTTTGAGAGGGGGTTTTGATTTTAAGCCCATTCCAATGGAGGTGCCCCTGATTTGAGGTAGAGAGTCCAGATAAAATTTGGAGGAAACTTGATTTTCCAGAACCATTAGGTCCAGTGACAAACAAAAGCTCGCCTTTATTGAGGGAAAAATCTTTGGAGGAGAACACATTGTTTCCGGAACGAATGCAGCTGATGTTTTGGCCTGAGAAAAAGGGTGTCATCATATCAACTTAAAAATCACTACAACGGCCATTCCGTTCCCAGTCTCCGTAACGGGTGGGTTCCAGTCCTTTTGGCCCGCCGTATTCTTTTGGAAGCGCTTCTTTTTTTGAAGGAATATTCTTTGGATTTTTGTCCGAAGGTTTATGTGTAGTCATAAAATCCCTTTTTTGTTTTCCGTCCTAAACGCCCTTCTGACACATATCTTTCCAATAGGGGACAGGGGGCATATTTTGAATCCTGAAGTCCATTATGGAGAACTTGCATGATAGAGAGGCAGGTATCAAGCCCTATTAGGTCTGCGAGGGCAAGTGGCCCCATAGGCTGGTTGGTGCCAAATTTCATGGCTGCATCAATATCCTTGGCAGAGGCAACGCCCTGATCAAGGGTAATTATGGCTTCATTAATCATGGGCATCAAAATTCGATTCACAATAAATCCAGGGACATCTTTAGAATGGACGATAACCTTATCTAATTTTTTGATGACATCATCTATTTTTAAGATAGCTGCAGAATCTGTTTTAGAGCCAGGAATGATTTCCACCAGCTTCATAAGGGGGACGGGATTCATGAAGTGGATGCCCAGGAACCGTTCTGGACAATTGGTGCCCGCTGCCAGATCACTTATGGAAATAGAGGATGTATTGGTGGCTAGGATTGCGGAGTTTTTCAAGTAGGGTTGGATTTCCTTAAAGACCATCTTCTTAAGATCTATATTTTCTGGAACGGCTTCGATGATGAGATCTGTTGAGGTGAGATCACTGAAGGATGTTGAGTAAGAAATATCTATTAGGGATTCGTTGCGTTTTTCCGACGTTTTAGCAACATATGTTTTTGCTTTCTCAAGCATATCTTCTGAGACGTCTACGAGGGTTACCGGATATCCTTTTGAGGCAAAAGCATATGCAATACCGGATCCCATCTGACCTGCGCCAACAATGCCTACCGAGTGAATCATGGGTCAGGCCTTCCGTCTATCTAAAAGATCTATGAGTTCAGGGATGATCTTAAAAAGATCTCCCACGAGTCCGTAGTCGGCTATTTGAAAGATGGGAGCATCGGGATCCTTGTTAATAGCCACGATAATTTTGCTATCCTTCATGCCGGCAATGTGTTGAATCGCCCCTGAAATGCCAATAGCCACATAGAGATCTGGGGCCACAACTTTCCCCGTTTGGCCCACTTGATAATCATTTGGGACAAAGCCCGCATCTACGGCGGCACGGGAGGCGCCAATGGCAGCGTTGAGTCGATCAGCCAACTCTTCTATCAGCTTAAACTTTTCTTTGGATTGAAATCCGCGTCCCCCAGAGACAACGACTTGTGCCGATGTGAGTTCGGGGCGATCAGAGGTGCTTTCCGTCAATTTTACAAAGTGAGAATGGTTTTGCTTTCCCAATTCCAGCAGGTCCTTAGAGAGGGATTCTTCCGGTGTAGAATGCTTTTCACTAGGGGACACTGGGTCAAATCCTGTCGTGCGGATGGTCAGGAAATTTAGAGACGCAGATGATTTGATCGTTTCTAAAGCATTCCCAGCATAAATTGGTCGCAGGAAAGTATCCTTGGATTGAATTTCCATGACATCGGAAATTTGCTCTACATCTGCGAGGGCTGCCGCTCTTGGCAGGACATTCTTTCCAAATGTGTTAGAGGGCGCCAAAACGTACGTATAATTTTTAGCTAAGGACGCGATAACGGGCGCCATTGATTCTGCCAGTGGTTGGGCAAAAGAAGGTGATTTTGCCAGGAGAATTTTTTCAACCTCTGTAATAGCTTTAGCGTTTGGAATAGAGGCGTTGGCAAAAAGCAGCAGATCAATGGGTGCTTTAAGTTTTAAGGCCGCGCCAATAGTAGCCAGGGTCGCTTGGGTCACATGGCCATGTTCGTGCTCAGCAACAATAAGAGTGCGCATCAAATTACCTTTGCCTCTTGGGTAAGTTTTTCAAAAAGCTCTTCTGTTGAGGTGACTTTGGTGCCGCCTTCTCGTTTGGGAGGTTCTTGGACTTTGACGGTTTTGAGGTTGCTTTCGATCTTTATCCCCATGTCTTTAGGTGTGAGTTCTTCAATGGGCTTTTGCTTGGCTTTCATTATGTTGGGCAGGGACGGATATCTCGGTTCATTGAGACGTAAGTCAGTTGTAATAACGCAGGGGAGTGACAGTTTTACGGTTTCAATACCGGTGTCTACCTCTCGTTCCACGATAACAGATTGGCCGTCCACTTTTACTTTTGAGGCAAAAGTGCCTTGTGGCCATCCTAAGAGGCCTGCCAACATTTGGCCTGTTTGGTTAGAATCATCATCAATGGCTTGTTTGCCAGTAATGATTATTTGGGGCGATTCCTTTTCCGCAATGGCCTTTAAAATCTTTGCTGCAATAAGGGGCCTCACGATTTCATCGATCAGAATGTGAATGCCGCGATCGGCCCCTAGTGCCAGGGCAGTTCGCAGAGTCTCTTGGCACTCTTTAGGTCCAATAGAAATAACAACCACTTCTTTAGCTTGGGCGCGTTCTTTAAACAGAATCGCCTCTTCGACGGCAATTTCATCGAAGGGATTCATGGACATTTTTACATGATCTAATTCGACACCAGATTGGTCATTCTTGACGCGAACTTTGACGTTGTAGTCAACAACTCGTTTGATGGCGACAAGTATCTTCATGCCTTTCCCTACTTCGGTTTTCTACGATCAGTCTATAGGAAAAGAAACGGCAGTGCGAGGGTAGAAATGTATGCTTTAAAAACTTAATCGAGTGTCTAATTACAAATAAAATATCGACTCACAACAAGTTAAGTGCATTTTTATTGTATAAATAGTCCTTATACGCTACCTTCATGAAATTAATGCATACCAAATTTTAGAGGGTTATTGTTTTGAAGAATATTATTTTACTTAGTTTATTGGTTATTGCTGCATCTGTTCCGTTTGGAATATTTCCCATATCTGATGCAGAAGCGGGTAAAAAGCATAAACTGGCGCTATTTTATGAAAGTGTAGAAGGAAGTCCATGGGAAAAGTGGACAGCAACACATAAAAAGTACTCTGCAAATGGAGAGGATTATGTTTCAAATATCCTTCGAAATCAGTTGGGCATTAAACCTCCAGTAGATGAAAGTGGTGGAGCCGGTGGCAAGCTTGGGTCCTCAAGTCAGTCTAAGAACAATGCTGCTAACGCAAGCGTTGGATCCAGTGGAAGACTATATCAACTTCATATGGAGCATTTTGGTGAGGCAATCCAGAATCTTCGAACAGCAGGTTATAAGGCATTTGCCGATAGTGTTGAAACCTTGAAGTCGAGCGCAATCCTTTTCCCTCAGCTTGAGATTAATGTTGCCAGAACTGCAGCTTGGTCCCTCAGAAAGGAAAATACACAGTTTGAAGGTTTGTTCCAAGCCCAGTCGGATACAGCTGTTCGAGAGGTTTTTAAACGTTATGTAGACAAGCATTTTTCTGAAGGTTTAGAGCAAAAAGAAAAACGCGGGGCTTTTGAGAAAAAAATTAAAGCAGGGGTATCCATTCTAGAAGAATATAGGATCTATGGGATTTGCCCCACTGCGGGTAATATTGAATTGACTATTTCCAGACTTTTTCTTTCAGAGGAACATTCTGGAGAGGATTTCTCATTAGAAAGCAGAAACGGAATATTGAAAGTACTTAAGGATTCTGGCTTTGTCACGACGGACGTAACTTCCTTTGACAATTTTGAATATGATCCTGGGGTGATTTTAAAACAGTATTTTTCAAAAAATCCTGGAACGACTCTTATACTGGGATGTGGGACACAACTGAATGGCGAACTTGGCTCAAGCATGGGAGTTGAGACAGTAGCGTGTGGTGCCTGTACAGATCGACATTTACACGTTCCAACTGTTTCAATGGATGGCCATGAAGCTCCCACAGTTGTTGGAAATATGCATGACAAAAGGATATGGACGGCGCTGAAGGATAATTCTCTAGAGCTTATTGGTGATCACGCTTGGGGATTTATATTGTTAGATAATTCTCAGGAGAATGAGGGAACTTTCCAAGAGGCTTGTCGTGTTTTGAAACCAACTGGGATGATTGAATTCTTTGATCATACAAACTTCTTTCGTTCTGTTGAATCCCAACTGGGTGGGACGGCCGCGAAGCAGTGGGAGACAGTGGATGCGGAGTTCAAGAAGGTAGGCAACCAGGGCAACACAAACCTGCACCGTCTATTTGAGGTTGGTTTTCGGTTTGTAGGTATTCGGAGTGATGACGGAAATAATGGCTTTCTGCAATTTAGAAGGCAAGGCTAATCATCATTGCGGCGAAGTTTGGCAAACCATGATTTTGTCACTACCAGCAATTGAAGTCTCTTAATTTTGAGCAGACGGAAGGGATGTCTTTTTCTTTTTTCGTGTTGTTGACGAGGAGCTTACACTATGATGGCATCAATGATCTGTCCTGACGTGAACCTTTTCTATTGTGAGGTTATATTCTCATGAACTTGTGAAATGGTTTCCAAAACTAATGCTTCGTAAACTTCTGACAACCGGTACCGGTGGGCTTTGGCTTTTGAATCCTCAATTTCAAGGAAGCCGCTCTCGGTCCAAGCCTTACACCACCTCCGAGCTTGACGGTCTGAAATTTTGAAAAACTCTGCAATATCGATGACTGCAAGAGTCTCCATTGTTTGGAAAAGCTTGAGGACTTGCCGTTGCTCTGGAAGAAGGCTGCGCAACATGAGAGACTGATCAGTTGCACCTTGGCTTGCTGATCGCTCTGCTTTACGTTGAATGGTGACGAAGGAGTCCACCATGCCACCAATAAAATATTCTAAGAATTGAGTGAGATCCCCCTCAGCGCGCTTGCCCTCATAATAGTCTTCATCATTCCCAACGGTTAAAGCGTCATAGTAGGCTTTCAAATTCCGAGCATAATATTCTTCCAAAGAATAAATTCCCTTAAGCCCATAACCGTGCCTATGCAAGACAAGTGTTGCAAGAAGCCGTGCCGTGCGCCCATTACCATCAAAATAAGGATGAATAGTTGCTAGCTGATAATGAGCGAGTCCCGCCACAATGGGAATGGGGAACTCTTTTACGCCTAAATTGAACCACTCCACAAGGCCTTTCATAAGTGCTGCCACGTCTTTATCCTTGGGAGGAATGTAGACCACAAGCTTACCATTGCGAATGACATTCTGATCATCTCGGTAGGGGCTGGGACGCTTGCGTCCATTGTAAGCTATGCCGTGAATGGTTTGGATGGTTTTTTCGCTCAAGGCTTCTTTGCCATTTGCAAGCTGCTCAACATAATTAAGCGCTTGATAATAATTTTGCACTTCTTGCTCATCTTTTGCCCGATTCGGGAAATGCTCTCTCTGCGCAATGACAGCACGGACTTCCTCTGCTGAGAGCATGTTGCCCTCAATCGCTGTTGAATAGTGTGTGGATGCAATGCGTGCGGTGTCTCGCAAAGAGGTTAAGATGCGTGCCGTGATAGGAAGATCTGAGATGGCTTGGCGAGCCCGTTCGATCTCTCCCAGAGACAGAGCCATAGCGGACGAAATGGTGTATCGAGGTGTAAATGCCATAGGCATATGGTAGCAAATGTCCAACAAATGTCAAGATAATGTCCGGCAAATGTCCGGCAAATGTCCAGAAAAGGACCTGCGGAAAATAAGCTCTATAACACTCTGCGAGTGGGGCAGAAATTATGATGTCTATTCATCGAAATATGGTTGCCCCAAGCTTTACATGTGAGGAAAAGTTTATATGGGGATTTAGCAGAGAAAATCTTAGCATTCTTAAAAAAGTGCTGAGATTTTTTATGAATGTTTTTCTTTCCTTAAAACCCATCCACTGTAAATTGCCTGGATTCCCAATAAGGGAATGAAAAGCAAGCTCACGTATTCTTCGTGAATCCATAGCAAAGTAAAGCCCTGGATGAGCATAAAGCCAACATGTAAGCAGGTGACCCTGGTGTGGCTCCAGCCCGATTGATTGAGGCGTTGATAAAGATGTTCCCGATGGGCGTCCCATATTTTCTCTTTTCGTAAGGTCCGTCGGAATAGGGTGAAGAGCGTATCGTAGATAAAGTTAAAAAATAAGACGGGCAGGACTAATGGAGAAATAGGATGATCCGAGAATTGGGGCAGCGCGATCATGAGACCCAAGACGGGGAGGAGGAATCCCAGGAACTGGCTGCCAGAGTCTCCCAAAAACAATCGAGACTTTGGAAAATTAAAGAACAGAAACCCCAGGCTTGCGAAGGCTAGAAGGGCAAAAGTGCTAGTTAGGGAAGAGGAAAGAAAGAACAAGAAGAAACATGCCCCAATGGTTTGGACGGCAGCAATCCCATTAATGCCATCCATAAAGTTGAACATATTGATGAAATAAAGGAGCCAAAAAGCTGTGAGGAGGGACCCTAATGGGCCTAGGGGAATGGTTAGGCCTGGTAATAGGAGAATATTTTCAAAGCTGATTCCCAGACTCACAATGACAATTGTTGCCAGTAATTGAAGCCCTAAGCGTATTTTCCATGTCAGCGGGTTGATGTCATCCCAAAGGCCCATAAGCATCATGACAAGTGCCGCAATCCAAAGAGTGATGAGGGGACTTACGTCTGAAACTAAAGGCCGTGTGCCGAAGAGTGACATAAGGAAAAAGCTAAGGGCAATGGCAACGCCTCCTGCTTTAGGCGTTGTTTCCATGTGGGAAGAACGCTCATTTGGGACATCATGAATATTAATTTTAATCATGATAAAAGAAAACAAGGCACTCAGGCACATTGCTAAAAAAGTTTGTGGGAAAAAATTAGCAAAATCCATTTTCATTCTCCATTTTCTAGGACCCTACTTGAGTTAAACTGACGGAGCAAGCAAGTATGATGTGGGCAATGCGAAGAAATATATGCAGAAATTTCCGATAATATGGCATAATAAGCGCAGGGAGTTTGATTCATTTACAGGAGGCAAAACAATGTATCGATGTTTAATTATTTCTTTATTTGTTGTGGGTGGCTTATTCATTCAGTCTGCCGTTGTTCCAAACGATGCTGAGGCAGTACCTACTAAAAAGCGATTAAAACATAAGGTTGGTATTGGAAAAGGGCCAGTTCGTCATGGAAAGCGTATACCTCCTGGTGGTATTGGAAAAGGGCCAGTTCGTCATGGAAAGCGGATACCTCCTGGTGGTATTGGAAAAGGGCCAGTTATTGTGGGTCATAAAAAGCATATGTGTTGCCCTGGATCTAAGTCTAAAAAAGGATTTACTTCATGTTATTTGTCTACTTTGAAGTGTCCTGGCTTGGCAAAGCGTAAAGCACCGAAGAGGGTTCCATGTGTATCATGTGGAGGAGCTCGCAGGTACAATTGTGTGCCGGGTGAGTCTCTCGCCAAAGTTCGATGTCCTATAAGACAACATCCTTTTCCCGTCAGTGTTGGAAAGAAAAAACATCCTAAATCTTTTGGTGGGGGAAGACACAAGAGGAAGAAGGGAAGGCCTGTTGCTTCAGAGCATAAAGCATTCATGGTGGACGTTTACCATCCTTAAAAACACACGTTTGTTGGGTGAATTCATACAAAAGGGAGACTCTTCAGTCTCCCTTTTTTTTATTTGTAATATCATCAAAACTTTCCCCAAAATTGTCAATTATTTCTAGCCGTTTCCGAAACAGAATTCATAGATTGCCCCATGTATTATTTCTGATATAGTGCAGAAAGTTGTACAAAAAAATGTGAGGCTTAAAATGCGAAAAACCCTTCTTCCCTGTATGATTGGAAATATTATTGAGTGGTATGAGTTTATGCTCTATGGCTATTTTGCCACCGTAATTGGGACGTTGTTTTTTCCTCCTATGGAGGGACTTTATCCTCTTGTCTTCTCTTTTGCCATTTTCTCCGTCGGTCTTTTTGTTCGCCCCATAGGGGGGATTGTGTTGGGACACATAGGAGATAAACTTGGCCGGAAAAAGTCTTTAATTCTGTCCGTTTATATGATGGCGCTTCCTACGGCGGCCATTGGACTTTTGCCTACCTATGCAACTATAGGGGCCCTGGCGCCCATTTTATTGGTATGTATGCGAATTTTGCAGGGGTTTGCTATGGGAGGGGAATATGCCGGAACCGTTGTTTCGATTCTTGAGCATTCTCCCAACAAAAAACGCGGATTGTATGGAAGTTTAGCAGCCCTAAGTCTTGTATCTGGAATGTTGTTGGGATCCATAGCAGGAGCTAGCTGTGAAGCCTTTTTGAGTCAGGAAGAACTCTATACTTGGGGGTGGCGTATTCCGTTTTTCCTCGGATTGGTAGGCGCTATCTGGGGTATGTATATGCGTCGCTCATTGGAGGAGACTGGTAAGTATTTGGACTGCAAAAATGAAAATCGACTTTCTAGACTCCCTATTGGAGAGTTGTTTCAGAACTTTCCAAAAATCGTTCAAGCTGTTTTGGTCCAAACGACCCTAGCAGTTGGAATCTATACCATTACGATCTTTTATATAAATTTTGCCAAAACCATTTTTGAATTTACGAGTCAGGGAACATTCTTTATAAATGCTCTGGGAACCGTAATTTTAGGCCTGTCGACAGTTTTATTTGGGAAGCTATCGGATGTATACGGGCGTAAGAAAGTCATGCTGCTTTCCACGATCAGTATTATGGTTGTGGCTTATCCTTGTATTTCTTTGACCATCGAGGGGAATGTACAAGCCTATATGACTGGCTACTTAACTCTCTCCTTCCTCGTGGGTGGTGTGTTGGGACCGTTGCCCACTTTTTTGGTAGAGTTCTTTAACACAAATGTACGTTATTCTGCAGTAGCCTTGACCAATAATCTTAGTATGGGAATTTTTGGTGGAACCGCGCCTGTCGCGATTGCCTACTTAATTCAAGTGACGGGTACAAACATCGTGCCCGCCTTTTATCTGATGGGTACGGCTGTTATAACGATTTTGGCACTTTTGTCTACGAGGGATGATTATGGCCGAGAACTTGCCTAGAGAACACAGAGGACATAGAAATATGAAAGAAGTTCCCTTTAAGGTGATCCCAAGGGAAGAGATGGAGGATATCTATTCTCCAGTACATGCAGCCAGTAAAGATGCTATTACGCTTAAAGCTTTTAATGATCACAAGTCTATCAGTCGCTTTTGCTCGAAGAATATTGGCCAACTTTCTATGAAGTGGTTACATTTAAAGCCAGGGCAAGAAGTAAAGATTCACGATCACCCTGTGGACACTCTCATGATTGTGACCCGTGGCCAGGGTGCATTGATCGGCGACTTAGAGCAAAAGATTTTTGAAGGGGATTCTGTTCTTATCCCCAGTTCTAAAAAACATGGTGTCATTACAACCGATGATAAAGGCCTTTGGGCTTTGTCATTCCGTTTTAACGAGTAGTTAAAACGCGTCCTTCATCTTTGAATTCACCAGTTGGCAAATGATGATGAACACCTTACTCTATAAGCAAGAGATTTTGGATAGATTCGGTAAGAGGGCATATGCGTTGGGAATGTGTAGATCTTAGAAACTTTTATGGCGCCCGTCGTGGTAAGATGGTTCGACGGATGATACGGCGACGTGTCCGAGCCATGTGGCCGAATACAAAAAACATGACTATTTTGGGATTGGGATACGCGACTCCCTATTTGCGCAACTATATGACGGATAGCAATCACGTGGTTGCCTTTATGCCTGGTCCACAAGGAGCAATACCATGGCCAACCTTGCATTCTGCAGCAATTAATCACGGAGGAAGGGAGACTCACTCTTTGGTTGCACTAACTGAAGAGGATGTTCTTCCCCTTCCTGATGCCAGCGTGGATCGATTGCTAATGGTACATATGCTTGAACATGCATCCAATGGACCGGCCCTTCTTCGCGAGGCTTGGCGCGTTCTTAAAGATGATGGCAAGCTGCTTTTGGTGGTGCCCCATCGTCGAAGCATGTGGACACGATTTGATCGTACCCCGTTTGGCATTGGACATCCCTATAGCTATCGGGAACTGGGTGCCCTTTTGCGGAAGACCCTCTTTACGCCTTTGCGTCGGGAGGGTGCTTTGTTTATTCCCCCCTTTCGATCAAAATTATCCCTTTCTTTAGCCACCATATGGGAAAACTTGGCCCACAAGTGGTTTCCAAAATTCTCCGGTGTTCTTGTCGTGGAGGCAGGAAAAGAAATTTATGGAGGGGAGTTAAACATGGGAACAGTTAGGCAGAGGCGCGCCTATGCTCCTGTTCCATTGGGCTAAGTTCCACTTCCCCAAATTCCACTATAGAGATTTAGGATGATAACAAACGAGCGATCAGCTAAATTGGCGCTCTTTCCTATTCTTTAAAAGTCTTTTTCAGAGCGTTCAAAGTCTGATGATGGGTTAAATCCAAATGTAATGGTGTGATGGAAATATAACTTTCTTCTATAGCAGATAGATCTGTTCTAGGGGTGAAGGATTTTTGCACAGGAAGAGGTCCAATCCAATAGTATGGACGGTTTCTAGGGTCTTTACATTCCCAAAGTTCGCCACCGGACAGATCACGAAAGCCTTGAGGAACAACTTTGGTTCCTTTGACAGAGTGGATAATCGCATCTGGAAAGTTGATATTCATCAGGCATTCCTTTGGCCAGTAGGTCTTTAAAAGATTTCGAATAATGTCTGGAGCAAAATGGAGGGCTGTGGCCCATTTAGGCGGATGGCGGCGATCAATTACTTGACTTAGCGCAATGGCAGGAATGCCGAGAAGTGTCGCCTCCATGGCGGCAGCAACGGTGCCAGAATAGGTTACTTCTTCTCCTAGGTTGCTGTTGTAGTTCACACCTGAGAGAACGAGAGTAGGTTTTTTGTCCTTAAGAATGTGATTGACACCTAATAGGACGCAGTCAGTGGGAGTGCCATCAACCGAATAGCGCCGATCTGAAATCTGTCGAATGCGAAGAGGGCGGCTGAGGGTCAGCGAATGACTAGCCCCACTCTGCTCTGTTTCTGGCGCAACAACCCATACATCATCTGAAAGTTGTTCAGCAACTTCTTTGAGGATCTTTAGTCCCGGTGCGTTGATGCCATCGTCGTTGCTCACAAGAATCCTTAGGGAAGATGGATCAGTGACTTTTGGATATTTAGTCGCGCTCATGTGGATGAATCTCCGTTAGACCATTCATGTAAGAATGGAGAATTTCTGGGATGATGACGGAACCGTCTTCTTGCTGATAATTTTCAAGGATCGCTACGAGGGTACGGCCGATAGGAATCCCTGAGCCATTGAGAGTATGGACGAATTGCGGCTTTTCCTTCTTCTCTCCGAGAGAAATAGGCCTGAAGCGGGCCTTCATACGGCGTGCTTGGTAGTCACCACAAACGGAGCAACTGGAAATTTCTCTGTAGGTATTCTGTCCTGGAAGCCAAACTTCAATGTCATATGTTTTGCGTGCAGCTACCCCCAGATCACCGGTACATAAGGAAACGACTCTATATGGCAAAGCTAGACGCTTAAGGACTTCCTCGGCTGATTTTGTCATACGTTCGTGCTCATTTCCAGAGGTATCAGGATGGGTGATACTGACAAGCTCTACTTTGCTAAACTGATGTTGCCGAACCATACCACGTGTATCTTTTCCGGCAGCACCAGCCTCGGATCTAAAACAATATGAGTAGGCGACAAAACGTTTTGGCAGATCTTCTTCGTCGAGTATGTCTCCGGCTACAAGATTAGTGAGGGGGACTTCTCCGGTGGGAATAAGCCATCGGCCATCGGTCGTCTGAAATAAATCTTCCGAAAACTTGGGCAGCTGACCTGTGCCAAAAACGGCATTGTCTCGGACAAGGAAGGGAACGCTTACTTCTTCATAATCAAAATTCTGGGTGTGTAGGTCGAGCATGAAAGATACTAGGGCCCGCTCAAGTTGTGCGAGGGCTCCTTTTAGGACAACAAATCGTGATCCTGACATTTGGCTCGCCTTCTCAAAATCCATGAGCCCCAATTCTTCCCCAATCTCCACATGCTCTTTAGGTTTGAAATCAAATGTTGGAATCTCTCCCCATTTTCTTATCTCAACATTTTCACTTTCATCTTTACCATCAGGTGTACTTTCATCGGGAAGATTTGGAAGACCAGCCAGAAGAGTTTTAATTTCCTGGGAAAGTTTGCCTTCTTTAGCTTCTAGTTCAGGAAATTTCTTCTTGAGAAGAGCCCCTTCCTTTACAAGAGATTCGATATTCTCTCCCTTGCTTTTTGCCATTCCCAGTTTGCGAGCATTTTCATTCCGCTCTTGTTGAATGTCCTGTATGGAGGTAATTAAGGATCGGTGCTGTTCATCTAGTTCAAGGAGTTTGCTACCCACAGGCACATGCCCTCGACGCTTAAGTCCCGCATCAAACAGTGCCTTGTTCTCTCGGATCCATT
This portion of the Alphaproteobacteria bacterium genome encodes:
- a CDS encoding MFS transporter, with protein sequence MRKTLLPCMIGNIIEWYEFMLYGYFATVIGTLFFPPMEGLYPLVFSFAIFSVGLFVRPIGGIVLGHIGDKLGRKKSLILSVYMMALPTAAIGLLPTYATIGALAPILLVCMRILQGFAMGGEYAGTVVSILEHSPNKKRGLYGSLAALSLVSGMLLGSIAGASCEAFLSQEELYTWGWRIPFFLGLVGAIWGMYMRRSLEETGKYLDCKNENRLSRLPIGELFQNFPKIVQAVLVQTTLAVGIYTITIFYINFAKTIFEFTSQGTFFINALGTVILGLSTVLFGKLSDVYGRKKVMLLSTISIMVVAYPCISLTIEGNVQAYMTGYLTLSFLVGGVLGPLPTFLVEFFNTNVRYSAVALTNNLSMGIFGGTAPVAIAYLIQVTGTNIVPAFYLMGTAVITILALLSTRDDYGRELA
- a CDS encoding cupin domain-containing protein; protein product: MKEVPFKVIPREEMEDIYSPVHAASKDAITLKAFNDHKSISRFCSKNIGQLSMKWLHLKPGQEVKIHDHPVDTLMIVTRGQGALIGDLEQKIFEGDSVLIPSSKKHGVITTDDKGLWALSFRFNE
- a CDS encoding class I SAM-dependent methyltransferase, giving the protein MRWECVDLRNFYGARRGKMVRRMIRRRVRAMWPNTKNMTILGLGYATPYLRNYMTDSNHVVAFMPGPQGAIPWPTLHSAAINHGGRETHSLVALTEEDVLPLPDASVDRLLMVHMLEHASNGPALLREAWRVLKDDGKLLLVVPHRRSMWTRFDRTPFGIGHPYSYRELGALLRKTLFTPLRREGALFIPPFRSKLSLSLATIWENLAHKWFPKFSGVLVVEAGKEIYGGELNMGTVRQRRAYAPVPLG
- the surE gene encoding 5'/3'-nucleotidase SurE yields the protein MSATKYPKVTDPSSLRILVSNDDGINAPGLKILKEVAEQLSDDVWVVAPETEQSGASHSLTLSRPLRIRQISDRRYSVDGTPTDCVLLGVNHILKDKKPTLVLSGVNYNSNLGEEVTYSGTVAAAMEATLLGIPAIALSQVIDRRHPPKWATALHFAPDIIRNLLKTYWPKECLMNINFPDAIIHSVKGTKVVPQGFRDLSGGELWECKDPRNRPYYWIGPLPVQKSFTPRTDLSAIEESYISITPLHLDLTHHQTLNALKKTFKE
- the serS gene encoding serine--tRNA ligase — translated: MFDLKWIRENKALFDAGLKRRGHVPVGSKLLELDEQHRSLITSIQDIQQERNENARKLGMAKSKGENIESLVKEGALLKKKFPELEAKEGKLSQEIKTLLAGLPNLPDESTPDGKDESENVEIRKWGEIPTFDFKPKEHVEIGEELGLMDFEKASQMSGSRFVVLKGALAQLERALVSFMLDLHTQNFDYEEVSVPFLVRDNAVFGTGQLPKFSEDLFQTTDGRWLIPTGEVPLTNLVAGDILDEEDLPKRFVAYSYCFRSEAGAAGKDTRGMVRQHQFSKVELVSITHPDTSGNEHERMTKSAEEVLKRLALPYRVVSLCTGDLGVAARKTYDIEVWLPGQNTYREISSCSVCGDYQARRMKARFRPISLGEKKEKPQFVHTLNGSGIPIGRTLVAILENYQQEDGSVIIPEILHSYMNGLTEIHPHERD